From the Saimiri boliviensis isolate mSaiBol1 chromosome X, mSaiBol1.pri, whole genome shotgun sequence genome, one window contains:
- the LPAR4 gene encoding lysophosphatidic acid receptor 4, whose amino-acid sequence MGDRRFIDFQFQDSNSSLRPRLGNATANNTCIVDDSFKYNLNGAVYSVVFILGLITNSVSLFVFCFRMKMRSETAIFITNLALSDLLFVCTLPFKIFYNFNRHWPFGDTLCKISGTAFLTNIYGSMLFLTCISVDRFLAIVYPFRSRTIRTRRNSAIVCAGVWILVLSGGISASLFSTTNVNNATTTCFEGFSKRVWKTYLSKITIFIEVVGFIIPLILNVSCSSVVLRTLRKPATLSQIGTNKKKVLKMITVHMAVFVVCFVPYNSVLFLYALVRSQAITNCFLERFAKIMYPITLCLATLNCCFDPFIYYFTLESFQKSFYINTHIRMESLFKTETPLTTKPSLPAVQEEVSDQTTNNGGELMLESTF is encoded by the coding sequence ATGGGTGACAGAAGATTCATTGACTTCCAATTCCAAGATTCAAATTCAAGCCTCAGACCCAGGTTGGGCAATGCTACTGCCAATAATACTTGCATTGTTGATGATTCCTTCAAGTATAATCTGAATGGTGCTGTCTACAGTGTTGTATTCATCCTGGGTCTGATAACCAACAGTGTCTCTCTGTTTGTCTTCTGTTTCCGCATGAAAATGAGAAGTGAGACCGCTATTTTTATCACCAATCTAGCCCTCTCTGATTTGCTTTTTGTCTGTACCCTacccttcaaaatattttacaacttCAACCGCCACTGGCCATTTGGTGACACCCTCTGCAAGATCTCTGGGACTGCATTCCTCACCAACATCTATGGGAGCATGCTCTTTCTCACCTGTATTAGTGTGGATCGTTTCCTGGCCATTGTCTATCCCTTCCGATCTCGTACTATTAGGACTAGGAGGAATTCTGCCATTGTGTGTGCTGGTGTCTGGATCCTAGTCCTCAGTGGTGGTATTTCAGCCTCTTTGTTCTCCACCACTAATGTCAACAATGCAACCACCACCTGCTTTGAAGGCTTCTCCAAACGTGTCTGGAAGACTTATTTATCCAAGATCACAATATTTATTGAAGTTGTTGGGTTTATCATTCCTCTGATATTGAATGTCTCTTGCTCTTCTGTGGTGCTGAGAACTCTTCGCAAGCCTGCTACTCTTTCTCAAATTGGAACCAATAAgaaaaaagttctgaaaatgaTCACAGTACATATGGCAGTCTTTGTGGTGTGCTTCGTACCCTACAACTCTGTCCTCTTCCTATATGCCCTGGTGCGCTCCCAAGCTATTACTAATTGCTTTTTGGAAAGATTTGCAAAGATCATGTACCCAATCACCTTGTGCCTTGCAACTCTGAACTGTTGTTTTGACCCTTTCATCTATTACTTCACCCTTGAGTCCTTTCAGAAGTCATTCTACATCAATACCCACATCAGAATGGAGTCCCTGTTTAAGACTGAAACACCTTTGACCACAAAGCCTTCCCTTCCAGCTGTTCAAGAGGAAGTGAGTGATCAAACAACAAATAATGGTGGTGAATTAATGTTAGAATCCACCTTTTAG